The following are encoded in a window of Ricinus communis isolate WT05 ecotype wild-type chromosome 4, ASM1957865v1, whole genome shotgun sequence genomic DNA:
- the LOC8289032 gene encoding probable cyclic nucleotide-gated ion channel 16 isoform X2 → MLPLNRRIVKSTGVVSRTAWSGAAYNLLLYVLASHILGASWYLASIQRQYECWGRQCNRERNHTHSPSCSHVFLDCTTKDNPARDAWFRNTRLLINCDAKNDENFQFGMFADAFTNHVAESHFINKYFYCLWWGLRNLSSYGQNLMTSTFEGELLFSIGICIMGLILFAHLIGNMQTYMQSTTARLEEWRIRRKDTEEWMRHRQLPPELQERVRRFVQYKWLATRGVDEESILKALPLDLRRRIQRHLCLALVRRVPFFAQMDDQLLDAICERLVSSLNTRDTYIVREGDPVNEMLFIIRGNLESSTTNGGRSGFFNSITLRAGDFCGEELLTWALMPTSRLNLPSSTRTVKALTEVEAFALRAEDLKFVAKQFKRLHSKKLQHAFRYYSHQWRTWGACYIQTAWRRHTRRKLQMELARQESLFADQVLNDQGEYSGDGSVENANSAQHLGVTILASKFAANTRRGMLTPKHHDVSTLKMPKFFKPEEPDFSEEHDDL, encoded by the exons ATGCTTCCTCTGAATCGCCGGATAGTTAAATCCACTGGAGTGGTTTCCAGGACCGCTTGGTCAGGGGCAGCATATAATCTCCTTCTCTACGTACTTGCTAGCCAT ATTTTGGGAGCATCATGGTATCTTGCGTCCATTCAGAGACAGTACGAGTGCTGGGGAAGACAATGTAATCGTGAAAGAAACCATACACATTCTCCATCTTGTAGCCATGTGTTTCTGGATTGTACTACCAAGGATAACCCTGCACGCGATGCTTGGTTTAGAAACACTCGTCTGCTTATTAATTGTGATGCcaaaaatgatgaaaatttTCAGTTTGGAATGTTCGCCGATGCCTTTACTAATCATGTTGCTGAATCAcattttattaacaaatatttctACTGTCTTTGGTGGGGTTTACGAAACTTAAG TTCCTATGGACAAAACTTGATGACAAGTACTTTTGAAGGTGAATTACTATTTAGCATTGGTATTTGCATCATGGGTCTAATTCTGTTTGCACATCTCATTGGCAACATGCAG ACATATATGCAATCCACGACGGCTAGATTAGAAGAATGGAGGATTCGACGAAAAGATACAGAGGAGTGGATGAGGCATCGTCAATTACCTCCAGAACTGCAAGAACGTGTTCGTCGTTTCGTTCAGTACAAATGGCTGGCAACAAGAGGTGTGGATGAAGAATCTATCCTGAAAGCTTTACCTTTAGACCTGCGACGACGAATTCAAAGGCATCTTTGTTTAGCTCTTGTTAGACGG GTCCCTTTCTTTGCACAAATGGATGATCAATTACTTGATGCAATATGCGAACGTCTGGTTTCATCATTGAACACTAGAGACACATACATTGTGAGGGAAGGAGATCCAGTGAATGAGATGCTTTTCATCATCAGAGGAAATCTAGAGAGCTCTACAACAAATGGTGGAAGGTCAGGTTTTTTCAACTCTATTACGCTGAGAGCAGGTGATTTCTGCGGCGAAGAATTATTGACATGGGCATTGATGCCGACCTCTCGCTTAAACCTTCCTTCATCAACTAGAACAGTGAAGGCACTGACTGAAGTAGAGGCCTTTGCTCTCAGAGCTGAAGACCTTAAGTTTGTTGCTAAACAGTTCAAGCGTTTACACAGCAAGAAGCTGCAACATGCTTTCAGGTATTATTCCCATCAATGGAGAACTTGGGGAGCTTGCTATATACAAACAGCCTGGAGGCGGCATACAAGGAGGAAACTGCAAATGGAATTGGCAAGGCAAGAGAGCCTATTTGCTGATCAGGTCCTGAATGATCAAGGTGAATACAGTGGAGATGGATCGGTGGAGAATGCTAACAGCGCACAACACCTTGGCGTTACAATACTTGCCTCCAAATTTGCAGCAAATACAAGAAGAGGGATGCTTACCCCGAAGCATCATGATGTTTCCACCTTAAAAATGCCCAAGTTCTTTAAACCAGAAGAGCCTGATTTCTCTGAAGAACATGATGATCTATAG
- the LOC8289032 gene encoding probable cyclic nucleotide-gated ion channel 16 isoform X1: MYNLHSYTSARFRHFPTRFSLRKKVSWWNQILDPGSDFVNKWNHIFLVTCMIALFLDPLYFYLPIIGGDACMDIDITLGIWVTFARTVTDLFFFMHVVIKFRTAFVAPSSRVFGRGELVMDPKAIAVRYLKSQFAVDLFAALPLPQTIIWFVIPAVKAPTANHANHTVSLIVLIQYIPRFFVMLPLNRRIVKSTGVVSRTAWSGAAYNLLLYVLASHILGASWYLASIQRQYECWGRQCNRERNHTHSPSCSHVFLDCTTKDNPARDAWFRNTRLLINCDAKNDENFQFGMFADAFTNHVAESHFINKYFYCLWWGLRNLSSYGQNLMTSTFEGELLFSIGICIMGLILFAHLIGNMQTYMQSTTARLEEWRIRRKDTEEWMRHRQLPPELQERVRRFVQYKWLATRGVDEESILKALPLDLRRRIQRHLCLALVRRVPFFAQMDDQLLDAICERLVSSLNTRDTYIVREGDPVNEMLFIIRGNLESSTTNGGRSGFFNSITLRAGDFCGEELLTWALMPTSRLNLPSSTRTVKALTEVEAFALRAEDLKFVAKQFKRLHSKKLQHAFRYYSHQWRTWGACYIQTAWRRHTRRKLQMELARQESLFADQVLNDQGEYSGDGSVENANSAQHLGVTILASKFAANTRRGMLTPKHHDVSTLKMPKFFKPEEPDFSEEHDDL, translated from the exons atgtacaACCTCCATTCTTACACCTCTGCAAGGTTTCGCCATTTTCCGACAAGATTTTCACTTAGAAAAAAAGTGTCATGGTGGAATCAAATCCTAGACCCAGGAAGCGACTTTGTCAACAAATGGAACCACATTTTTCTCGTCACTTGTATGATCGCCTTGTTTCTTGACCCTCTCTATTTTTATCTTCCAATAATAGGAGGTGATGCTTGCATGGACATTGACATTACCCTTGGCATCTGGGTCACCTTCGCTCGAACCGTCACTGACTTGTTCTTTTTCATGCACGTCGTTATTAAGTTCAGGACTGCTTTTGTTGCACCTAGTTCTCGTGTTTTCGGTAGAGGCGAGCTTGTCATGGACCCTAAAGCTATTGCTGTTCGATACTTGAAATCTCAGTTTGCTGTTGATCTTTTCGCTGCTCTCCCTCTCCCTCAG ACTAtaatttggtttgtaattCCAGCAGTGAAAGCTCCAACAGCTAACCATGCAAATCATACAGTGTCTCTAATAGTACTCATCCAATACATTCCTCGATTTTTCGTTATGCTTCCTCTGAATCGCCGGATAGTTAAATCCACTGGAGTGGTTTCCAGGACCGCTTGGTCAGGGGCAGCATATAATCTCCTTCTCTACGTACTTGCTAGCCAT ATTTTGGGAGCATCATGGTATCTTGCGTCCATTCAGAGACAGTACGAGTGCTGGGGAAGACAATGTAATCGTGAAAGAAACCATACACATTCTCCATCTTGTAGCCATGTGTTTCTGGATTGTACTACCAAGGATAACCCTGCACGCGATGCTTGGTTTAGAAACACTCGTCTGCTTATTAATTGTGATGCcaaaaatgatgaaaatttTCAGTTTGGAATGTTCGCCGATGCCTTTACTAATCATGTTGCTGAATCAcattttattaacaaatatttctACTGTCTTTGGTGGGGTTTACGAAACTTAAG TTCCTATGGACAAAACTTGATGACAAGTACTTTTGAAGGTGAATTACTATTTAGCATTGGTATTTGCATCATGGGTCTAATTCTGTTTGCACATCTCATTGGCAACATGCAG ACATATATGCAATCCACGACGGCTAGATTAGAAGAATGGAGGATTCGACGAAAAGATACAGAGGAGTGGATGAGGCATCGTCAATTACCTCCAGAACTGCAAGAACGTGTTCGTCGTTTCGTTCAGTACAAATGGCTGGCAACAAGAGGTGTGGATGAAGAATCTATCCTGAAAGCTTTACCTTTAGACCTGCGACGACGAATTCAAAGGCATCTTTGTTTAGCTCTTGTTAGACGG GTCCCTTTCTTTGCACAAATGGATGATCAATTACTTGATGCAATATGCGAACGTCTGGTTTCATCATTGAACACTAGAGACACATACATTGTGAGGGAAGGAGATCCAGTGAATGAGATGCTTTTCATCATCAGAGGAAATCTAGAGAGCTCTACAACAAATGGTGGAAGGTCAGGTTTTTTCAACTCTATTACGCTGAGAGCAGGTGATTTCTGCGGCGAAGAATTATTGACATGGGCATTGATGCCGACCTCTCGCTTAAACCTTCCTTCATCAACTAGAACAGTGAAGGCACTGACTGAAGTAGAGGCCTTTGCTCTCAGAGCTGAAGACCTTAAGTTTGTTGCTAAACAGTTCAAGCGTTTACACAGCAAGAAGCTGCAACATGCTTTCAGGTATTATTCCCATCAATGGAGAACTTGGGGAGCTTGCTATATACAAACAGCCTGGAGGCGGCATACAAGGAGGAAACTGCAAATGGAATTGGCAAGGCAAGAGAGCCTATTTGCTGATCAGGTCCTGAATGATCAAGGTGAATACAGTGGAGATGGATCGGTGGAGAATGCTAACAGCGCACAACACCTTGGCGTTACAATACTTGCCTCCAAATTTGCAGCAAATACAAGAAGAGGGATGCTTACCCCGAAGCATCATGATGTTTCCACCTTAAAAATGCCCAAGTTCTTTAAACCAGAAGAGCCTGATTTCTCTGAAGAACATGATGATCTATAG
- the LOC8289029 gene encoding protein DELETION OF SUV3 SUPPRESSOR 1(I), translated as MATEPKAAVSEDVKMDLFEDDDEFEEFDINQEWEEKEEGKEMTQQWEDDWDDDDVSDDFSLQLRRELDNNADKN; from the exons ATGGCGACTGAACCGAAAGCAGCAGTTAGTGAGGACGTTAAGATGGACCTCTTTGAGGATGACGATGAATTTGAAGAGTTTGACATCAATCAAG AGTGGGAGGAGAAAGAGGAAGGGAAAGAGATGACACAACAGTGGGAAGATGATTGGGATGATGATGACGTCAGTGATGACTTCTCCCTGCAGCTGAGGAGGGAACTGGACAACAATGCTGATAAAAACTAA
- the LOC8289030 gene encoding U-box domain-containing protein 19: protein MIQRLNQNDRRILTFPAVHPSEGISPVTLLDSLITLSQNICNHQSSFFPTQKRNARQAIRQIGILLIFFEEIKELRLLMSESIVLCFSEIHHIFQKVHFLLQDCTCEAARLWILMKSQFVATQFHVLTRAIAAALDVLPLNSIDVSDEVKELVELVARQARKATFELDPEDEWASKQVLLVLNYFEKGIEPELNVMKRVLDYLEIRSWSGCAKEMKLLEDEISFQCSDCDEREVPFLSSLLGFMSYCRGVIFETVDHRINDQSDIKCNMETLSCLNPEDFRCPISLELMTDPVTVSTGQTYDRSSIEKWLKAGNMTCPKTGEKLKSSELVPNATLRKLIQKFCADNGISLSKSGSITRDITRTIVPGSLAAAEAIKLLSRFLARRLVFGPNEKKNKAAYEIRLLTKLNIYNRVCLIEAGTVLPLINLLSSSDRSSQENAIGALLKLSKHTSGKVVIIESGGLKPILAVLKSGLSFEAKQTAAATIFYLASVKRHRKLIGEMPETVPALVELIKHRPTCGKKNAVAAIFALLLNPGNHQKVLASGTVPLLVDTICSSDKDELIADSLAVLAALAENVDGALAILKTSALSLITRLLQSFPSRAGKEYCVSVLLSLSKHGGAQVIEVLAKDPVLMSSLYSLLTDGTSQAGSKARSLMRIMHKFRETSSSGSVAAAPCERPVHVW from the coding sequence ATGATTCAAAGACTTAACCAGAATGATCGCCGGATTCTTACATTTCCGGCAGTTCATCCCTCCGAGGGCATTTCACCGGTGACCCTTTTGGATTCTTTAATCACTCTTTCCCAAAATATATGCAATCATCAATCTAGCTTCTTTCCTACTCAGAAAAGGAATGCTCGGCAAGCCATCCGACAAATCGGAATTCTTCTTATATTCTTCGAGGAGATTAAGGAACTCCGATTGCTCATGTCGGAGTCTATTGTGCTTTGCTTCTCGGAAATCCACCACATCTTTCAAAAAGTTCATTTCTTGTTGCAAGATTGTACGTGTGAAGCTGCCAGGCTGTGGATTTTAATGAAGTCTCAATTTGTTGCAACTCAGTTTCATGTTCTAACTCGAGCAATTGCTGCAGCTCTTGATGTTTTGCCATTGAATTCTATAGATGTTTCTGATGAAGTAAAGGAATTAGTTGAATTAGTAGCTAGGCAAGCACGCAAAGCGACGTTCGAGCTTGACCCTGAAGATGAATGGGCTTCAAAACAAGTCCTTTTGgtattgaattattttgaGAAGGGAATTGAGCCTGAATTGAATGTTATGAAACGGGTTCTTGATTATTTGGAGATCAGAAGCTGGAGTGGCTGTGCTAAGGAAATGAAGCTCTTGGAAGATGAGATTAGTTTTCAATGCTCAGATTGTGATGAGAGAGAGGTTCCGTTTCTGAGTAGTTTATTGGGCTTCATGAGCTATTGCAGAGGAGTGATTTTCGAAACAGTGGATCATCGAATTAATGACCAAAGTGATATAAAATGCAATATGGAGACTCTTAGTTGCTTGAATCCTGAAGATTTTCGGTGCCCAATTTCACTTGAGCTAATGACTGATCCAGTAACTGTATCAACTGGACAGACTTATGATCGTTCTTCGATTGAAAAATGGCTCAAAGCTGGAAATATGACCTGTCCCAAAACCGGAGAGAAACTGAAAAGCTCAGAGTTAGTCCCCAATGCCACTCTTCGGAAGTTAATTCAAAAGTTTTGTGCTGATAATGGCATTTCTTTATCTAAATCAGGAAGTATAACTCGAGATATAACCAGAACTATCGTTCCAGGCAGTCTTGCAGCTGCAGAAGCCATAAAACTCCTTTCAAGGTTTCTTGCAAGAAGGCTGGTTTTCGGGCCGaacgaaaagaaaaacaaggcCGCTTATGAGATTCGATTGCTTACCaagttgaatatatataacagAGTTTGTTTGATTGAAGCAGGCACAGTCCTACCTCTCATAAACCTTTTGTCCTCTTCAGATAGGTCTTCGCAAGAGAATGCTATTGGAGCTCTATTAAAGCTCTCAAAACATACTAGTGGGAAGGTAGTCATAATTGAGAGTGGTGGACTGAAACCAATTCTCGCAGTTCTTAAGAGTGGATTGAGTTTCGAAGCAAAGCAAACAGCAGCTGCAACAATTTTTTACCTTGCTTCAGTGAAGAGGCACCGAAAATTGATTGGAGAAATGCCCGAAACAGTTCCTGCACTGGTGGAACTGATCAAGCATAGGCCAACTTGCGGCAAAAAGAACGCAGTGGCAGCAATTTTTGCGCTACTTCTAAACCCGGGGAACCACCAGAAGGTGCTTGCATCTGGTACCGTTCCATTGCTGGTTGATACTATATGTTCCTCAGATAAGGATGAACTTATAGCAGATTCACTGGCAGTTCTTGCAGCCCTAGCTGAGAATGTTGATGGAGCATTAGCAATCCTGAAAACTTCAGCTTTATCATTAATTACTAGATTGTTGCAGTCGTTTCCATCTAGAGCTGGGAAAGAGTACTGTGTTTCAGTCTTGCTATCTCTAAGTAAACATGGAGGTGCACAAGTGATTGAGGTATTAGCAAAGGATCCTGTTCTTATGAGCTCACTATATTCGCTTCTAACAGATGGCACATCTCAAGCTGGCAGTAAGGCTCGCTCTCTAATGAGAATCATGCATAAATTCCGGGAAACAAGCTCTTCCGGATCGGTAGCTGCAGCTCCATGTGAACGACCAGTTCATGTGTGGTAA
- the LOC8289028 gene encoding E3 ubiquitin-protein ligase ATL4: protein MAMEIIVSVVLLFVGIAVLVAIHVCIVGRAFRRGYETGQEIGPGSFSSSRYGIKKISNEELKNLPCFDYKAAEKEGSSSSDCVVCLENFNVGDKCKLLPNCKHSFHSQCIDSWLVKTPICPICRTIVNTPKIHYITNCAIEDLQTDEYLIICLNAVQVGVLFKVSLCC from the exons atgGCCATGGAGATTATCGTTTCTGTGGTACTGTTGTTTGTGGGTATTGCTGTTTTAGTAGCGATTCATGTTTGTATAGTAGGGAGAGCTTTCAGGAGAGGATATGAGACTGGTCAGGAAATTGGTCCAGGAAGTTTCAGCAGCAGCAGATATGGAATCAAAAAGATCTCAAACGAGGAATTGAAGAATCTCCCTTGCTTTGATTACAAGGCAGCAGAGAAAGAAGGGAGTAGCTCTTCGGATTGCGTAGTTTGCTTAGAGAACTTCAATGTAGGTGATAAATGCAAGTTATTGCCAAATTGCAAGCACAGCTTTCACTCTCAATGCATAGATTCTTGGTTGGTGAAGACTCCTATTTGTCCAATCTGCCGAACAATTGTTAATACTCCAAAG ataCATTACATTACCAACTGCGCCATTGAAGACTTGCAGACAGACGAATATTTGATCATCTGTTTGAATGCCGTTCAGGTGGGTGTCCTATTTAAGGTGTCATTATGTTGTTAA
- the LOC8289033 gene encoding spermidine synthase 1 encodes MAGDNGFGSADHQDHGLISDIIHVKEIARDDHITVLSPAAAAPTLEMDSYKSLRSIPGWYADVPCGWPGEAHLYKMEKVLFHGKSEYQDLYVFQSSAHGKIVILNGALQLTEKDEFAYQEMLTHLPLCSIPNPKKVLLIGGGDGGILKEISRHSSVEQIDICEIDQMVIDAYKRFFPDIAIGYKDPRVNLHIGNGIEFLKKVTQGTYDAIILDAFQCVGPEEEEVADKCFLQSVVRALRSGGVMSCQADSLWRREFSLADCIARCRKEFKGSVSYAWCTTPAYVSGMIGFMLCSTEGPPVDFKHPINPLNPENYGVAKGPPMFYNSEIHTAAFCLPSFAKKKMFGSKI; translated from the exons aTGGCTGGAGACAATGGTTTTGGGAGTGCTGATCATCAAGATCATGGATTAATCTCTGACATAATACATGTCAAAGAGATAGCAAGAGATGATCATATCACTGTCTTGTCCCCAGCAGCAGCTGCTCCTACTCTTGAAATGGATAGCTATAAATCTCTGCGTAGCATTCCAGGTTGGTATGCTGATGTTCCCTGCGGGTGGCCag GAGAGGCTCACTTGTATAAGATGGAAAAGGTCTTGTTTCATGGGAAATCAGAGTACCAAGACCTTTATGTATTTCAG TCATCAGCCCACGGCAAGATTGTAATATTGAATGGGGCTCTTCAACTTACTGAGAAGGACGAATTTGCCTACCAAGAAATGCTCACTCACCTCCCACTTTGCTCCATTCCAAATCCAAAGAAG GTATTGCTAATTGGGGGTGGAGATGGTGgaattctaaaagaaatatcTCGACATTCCTCAGTAGAGCAGATTGATATATGTGAAATTGACCAAATGGTGATTGAT GCTTATAAGCGGTTCTTCCCTGACATAGCAATTGGGTACAAGGATCCTCGAGTTAATCTGCATATAGGCAATG GAATTGAGTTCCTGAAGAAGGTAACCCAAGGCACTTATGATGCTATAATATTGGACGCATTCCAATGCGTTG GAccggaagaagaagaagttgcTGATAAATGCTTCCTGCAATCGGTGGTGAGGGCTCTCCGATCGGGAGGGGTTATGTCTTGCCAAGCAGACAGCTTGTGGCGCAGAGAATTTTCACTTGCTGATTGCATAGCAAGATGCCGCAAGGAGTTTAAAGGTTCTGTTAGCTACGCTTGGTGCACAACTCCTGCATACGTCAG TGGGATGATTGGTTTCATGCTTTGCTCAACTGAGGGGCCGCCTGTGGACTTCAAACACCCGATAAATCCATTAAATCCTGAGAATTATGGTGTGGCTAAAGGACCTCCCATGTTTTACAACTCTGAG ATTCATACTGCTGCGTTCTGTCTGCCATCTTTTGCAAAGAAGAAGATGTTTGGTTCCAAAATCTGA
- the LOC8289031 gene encoding aldehyde dehydrogenase family 2 member B4, mitochondrial — MAAPRISSLISRSLSASLLLSLGKNPNRGRSIYRFSTAAVAEEPITPPVQISYTQHFINGQFVDAASGKTFPAYDPRTGQVIAQVAEGDAEDINRAVAAARKAFDEGPWPKMTAYERSRIILRFAELVEKNNDELAALETWNNGKPYEQSAKSELPLLSRLFHYYAGWADKIHGLTVPADGNHHVQILHEPIGVAGQIIPWNFPLILFAWKVGPALACGNTIVLKTAEQTPLTALYAAKLFHEAGLPPGVLNVVSGYGPTAGAALASHMDVDKLAFTGSTETGKIVLELSAKSNLKPVTLELGGKSPFVVCEDADVDKAVELAHFALFFNQGQCCCAGSRTYVHERVYDEFLEKAKARAMRRVVGDPFRKGVEQGPQIDSEQFQKVLRYIKSGIESNATLECGGDRFGPRGYFIQPTVFSNVQDDMLIAQDEIFGPVQSILKFKDLDEVIRRANTTRYGLAAGVFTNNIDTANTLSRALRAGTVWVNCFDVFDAAIPFGGYKMSGIGREKGIYSLNNYLQVKAVVTPLKNPAWL; from the exons ATGGCAGCTCCAAGGATATCTTCTTTAATCTCCCGCTCTCTTTCTGCTTCTCTGCTCCTTTCTCTAG GAAAAAATCCTAACAGGGGAAGAAGCATCTACAGGTTTAGTACTGCTGCAGTAGCTGAGGAACCAATCACCCCACCTGTTCAAATAAGCTATACTCAGCATTTTATCAATGGTCAATTCGTTGATGCAGCATCTG GGAAAACATTTCCAGCGTATGATCCTCGTACAGGACAAGTAATTGCTCAAGTAGCTGAAGGTGATGCTGAAGATATAAACCGAGCAGTAGCTGCTGCTAGAAAAGCATTTGATGAAGGACCATGGCCAAAGATGACTGCTTAT GAAAGGTCACGGATAATCTTGCGTTTTGCTGAATTGGTTGAAAAAAACAATGATGAGCTTGCGGCTTTAGAGACATGGAATAATGGGAAGCCTTATGAACAGTCTGCTAAATCTGAATTACCACTGCTGTCCCGTCTATTTCACTATTATGCTG GATGGGCTGACAAGATTCACGGGCTAACAGTTCCAGCAGATGGTAATCACCATGTTCAAATATTGCACGAACCTATTGGAGTTGCAGGGCAGATAATTCCATGGAACTTTCCTCTTATCTTGTTTGCTTGGAAAGTTGGTCCTGCATTAGCTTGCGGTAATACTATTGTTCTTAAGACAGCAGAACAGACTCCTCTTACTGCTCTTTATGCAGCAAAGCTATTTCATGAG GCTGGTCTTCCTCCAGGTGTTTTGAATGTAGTTTCAGGCTATGGTCCGACTGCTGGGGCAGCCCTTGCCAGCCACATGGATGTAGACAAG CTTGCTTTTACAGGATCAACTGAAACTGGTAAAATTGTGCTAGAACTGTCTGCAAAAAGTAACCTTAAGCCAGTTACATTAGAGCTTGGTGGAAAATCGCCTTTCGTAGTTTGCGAGGATGCTGACGTCGATAAGGCTGTGGAGCTTGCACACTTTGCTTTGTTCTTTAATCAG GGTCAATGCTGCTGCGCTGGGTCTCGGACATATGTACACGAGCGTGTGTATGATGAGTTTCTAGAGAAAGCGAAGGCCCGTGCCATGAGACGTGTAGTTGGTGATCCTTTCAGAAAGGGTGTTGAACAAGGTCCTCAG ATTGACTCGGAGCAATTTCAGAAAGTTCTTAGGTATATAAAATCCGGTATTGAAAGCAATGCTACCCTTGAATGTGGAGGCGACAGGTTTGGCCCCAGGGGCTACTTTATCCAACCCACTGTTTTCTCAAATGTTCAG GATGACATGCTGATAGCACAGGATGAGATCTTTGGCCCAGTGCAATCAATCTTGAAGTTCAA GGACCTTGATGAAGTAATAAGAAGGGCAAATACTACACGTTATGGTTTAGCTGCAGGAGTTTTCACCAATAACATTGACACTGCCAACACATTGTCAAGAGCACTGCGAGCAGGAACAGTGTGGGTTAACTGCTTTGATGTGTTTGATGCAGCGATACCTTTTGGTGGTTATAAGATGAGTGGTATAGGCAGGGAGAAGGGTATCTACAGCCTTAACAACTACTTGCAAGTTAAAGCAGTTGTTACTCCATTAAAGAATCCGGCATGGCTGTAA
- the LOC8289034 gene encoding uncharacterized protein LOC8289034 has product MPGPGAHLMYAMGSGVALTTMTKGRFSPHHTLTYTINAFFGPDIGSFSEWLGSNLGSSAQQLGSALAEYIHDPFFYVLILGFPLSVFYSWVSKVLLQRKFLDSVSGVPLSRRQCFLLVSAGCLSHFFLDHLFEENGHSTMYTWILSTGWWKNRAAVNPDAVIVVGFLCTCLIGGFIYINRVKSLKSTRKQSYQSLKFILVIASLYCLWCASQMYGVNPPRPAVGEEADLGVLVFLATYFFLPHSLCIMSMNTKDHEAEQLPI; this is encoded by the exons ATGCCAGGACCAGGAGCTCACCTGATGTACGCGATGGGCTCAGGTGTGGCTCTCACCACTATGACCAAAGGCAGGTTCAGCCCTCACCACACCCTCACCTACACAATCAACGCATTTTTCGGACCAGATATTGGTTCATTCTCCGAGTGGCTTGGGTCAAATCTTGGATCCTCAGCTCAGCAACTGGGATCTGCTCTAGCTGAATATATTCACGATCCTTTCTTCTATGTCTTGATTCTGGGTTTTCCTTTATCTGTTTTTtattcttgggtttctaaagTTTTGCTTCAAAGAAAGTTTCTTGATTCAGTTTCTGGG GTGCCCCTTTCAAGGAGGCAGTGCTTCTTATTGGTGTCTGCTGGGTGTTTATCACACTTTTTCCTAGATCACCTGTTTGAG GAAAATGGACATTCAACGATGTATACCTGGATATTGAGCACAGGTTGGTGGAAGAATCGGGCCGCTGTCAATCCAGATGCTGTTATAGTAGTCGGCTTCTTATGCACTTGCTTAATTGGTGGTTTTATATACATTAACAG AGTGAAATCTTTGAAGTCCACCAGAAAACAATCATAtcaatcattaaaatttattctgGTCATTGCGAGCCTCTACTGTTTGTGGTGTGCAAGCCAGATGTACGGAGTAAATCCTCCTAGGCCAGCAGTTGGTGAAGAGGCTGATCTCGGAGTACTTGTATTTTTAGCAACTTACTTCTTTCTCCCTCATTCTTTGTGTATAATGTCCATGAACACAAAAGACCACGAAGCAGAGCAACTTCCAATTTAA